A single Nicotiana tabacum cultivar K326 chromosome 5, ASM71507v2, whole genome shotgun sequence DNA region contains:
- the LOC107775337 gene encoding zeatin O-glucosyltransferase-like — translation MANKYEVIVVVVPFPAQGHLNQLLHLSRLICSYKIPVHYVSTKNHTLQAKIRAQGLSPIAMNNIHFHEFSISSFQSPPPNPNSTIKFPSHLQPSFESSSSHLREPVASLLRFLSSNARRIVVIHDSLMAYVVQDFTSLPNAESYNFHSVSAFTIFLFLWESMGKPFPIEAQILENLPSLTGCFTSEFMDFMAAQRKYSNSDSGNIYNTTRVIEGKFMNLLEKEPIKRNKMHWAIGPFNPVMTTTSSNNSSIGQRHKCLTWLDKQSPKSVIFISFGTTTSLTDEQIKELCIGLERSDTKFIWALRDADKGDIFSGEVRKFELPNGYEERIKNKGIIVRDWAPQLEILRHFSIGGFMSHCGWNSCMESFSMGVPIIAWPMHSDQPRNSILVTKFLKVGILVNNWERRNEVVTSNTVERAVKTLVSSNEGNEIRKRAADLGVTIRKSVVEGGVTRKELDSFIGHITR, via the exons ATGGCCAACAAATATGaagttatagttgttgttgtgcCCTTTCCAGCACAAGGTCACCTCAATCAATTACTTCATCTCTCTCGTCTCATTTGTTCTTATAAAATTCCAGTACACTATGTTAGTACCAAAAATCATACTCTCCAGGCCAAAATTAGAGCCCAAGGTTTAAGCCCTATAGCTATGAACAACATTCATTTCCATGAATTTTCAATATCTTCATTTCAGTCACCACCTCCAAACCCTAATTCCACCATTAAATTCCCTTCACACCTTCAACCTTCATTCGAATCATCGTCGTCTCATCTTCGAGAGCCTGTGGCTTCACTTCTACGATTTTTATCATCAAATGCACGTCGAATTGTTGTTATTCATGACTCTCTAATGGCTTATGTTGTTCAAGATTTCACTTCACTACCAAATGCTGAGTCTTACAACTTTCATAGTGTGTCAGCTTTTACTATTTTCTTGTTCCTATGGGAATCTATGGGAAAGCCTTTCCCTATTGAAGCTCAAATACTAGAAAACCTACCATCTCTTACAG GTTGTTTTACGTCAGAGTTCATGGATTTCATGGCTGCACAAAGGAAATACTCAAATTCTGACTCTGGAAATATTTACAACACAACCAGAGTCATAGAAGGAAAATTCATGAATTTACTAGAAAAAGAACCaatcaaaagaaacaaaatgcaCTGGGCTATAGGTCCATTCAATCCAGTGATGACTACTACTTCCAGCAACAATTCATCAATCGGGCAACGTCACAAATGTTTGACATGGCTTGATAAACAATCTCCAAAATCTGTCATCTTTATTTCATTTGGAACAACAACATCATTAACTGATGAACAAATCAAAGAGCTCTGTATAGGATTAGAAAGAAGTGACACAAAGTTCATTTGGGCATTGAGAGATGCCGATAAAGGAGATATTTTTTCAGGAGAAGTGAGAAAATTTGAACTTCCAAACGGGTATGAAGAAAGAATTAAGAATAAAGGAATAATAGTAAGAGATTGGGCACCGCAATTGGAGATATTAAGACATTTTTCGATTGGTGGATTTATGAGTCATTGTGGATGGAATTCGTGCATGGAGAGTTTTTCAATGGGAGTTCCTATTATTGCATGGCCCATGCATTCTGATCAGCCAAGAAATAGCATTTTAGTAACGAAATTTCTGAAAGTTGGAATTCTTGTGAACAACTGGGAACGTAGAAATGAGGTTGTAACATCAAATACTGTTGAAAGAGCTGTGAAAACACTGGTGTCGAGCAATGAAGGAAACGAGATTCGTAAAAGAGCGGCGGATTTAGGAGTGACTATTCGGAAGTCGGTGGTGGAAGGCGGCGTGACAAGGAAGGAATTGGACTCTTTCATTGGTCACATCACTAGATAA